CGACAGCCGCACCACATGCGAAAAATGGCTATGCCACCGCTACTGGTGCTGGTGCCGCTGCTGCCACTGCCACAGCGTCATCAACACAtgcagcagcagcagcagccGCTGCTGCCAACCATTCCACCCAGGAGTCGGGTTTCGATTACGAAGGCCTGATAGATTCCGAACTGCAGAAGAAAAGACTTGACAAATCGTACAGATATTTCAACAATATCAACCGATTGGCCAAGGAGTTCCCCCTAGCTCATCGCCAGAGAGAGGCGGACAAGGTCACCGTTTGGTGTTCCAACGACTATTTAGCACTTTCCAAGCACCCTGAGGTATTGGACGCCATGCATAAAACTATCGACAAGTATGGTTGTGGTGCCGGTGGTACAAGAAACATTGCTGGCCATAACATCCCCACTTTGAATCTGGAAGCCGAATTGGCCACTTTACACAAGAAGGAAGGTGCCTTAGTTTTTTCGTCATGTTACGTAGCCAACGATGCCGTCTTATCCCTACTGGGTCAAAAGATGAAGGACTTGGTGATTTTCTCCGACGAACTCAACCATGCGTCCATGATTGTCGGTATTAAGCATGCTAACGTAAAAAAACACATTTTCAAACATAATGACTTGAACGAATTGGAACAACTGCTCCAGTCATACCCCAAATCCGTTCCTAAACTAATTGCTTTCGAATCAGTATATTCTATGGCCGGTTCAGTGGCCGAcatagaaaaaatttgcGACTTGGCCGACAAATACGGTGCTTTGACCTTCTTGGATGAAGTACATGCGGTCGGCCTGTACGGCCCTCACGGTGCAGGTGTTGCAGAACATTGTGATTTTGAAAGTCACCGTGCAAGTGGTATTGCTACCCCAAAGACCAATGACAAGGGCGGCGCGAAGACTGTGATGGACCGTGTCGACATGATCACCGGCACTTTAGGTAAGTCTTTCGGTAGCGTAGGTGGCTACGTCGCAGCCTCTAGGAAATTGATCGATTGGTTCAGATCGTTTGCACCTGGTTTCATTTTCACCACGACTTTACCACCTTCAGTTATGGCAGGCGCTACCGCAGCAATTAGATACCAACGTTGCCACATCGACCTAAGAACCTCGCAACAGAAACATACCATGTACGTAAAGAAAGCTTTCCATGAGTTGGGCATTCCAGTTATTCCAAATCCTTCTCATATCGTCCCAGTGTTGATTGGTAATGCTGATTTGGCTAAGCAAGCTTCTGACATCTTAATCAATAAGCATCAAATCTACGTACAAGCTATCAACTTCCCTACGGTTGCTCGCGGTACCGAAAGATTGAGAATTACCCCAACGCCAGGTCACACCAACGATTTATCTGACATCTTAATCAATGCAGTTGATGATGTGTTCAATGAGCTACAGTTACCACGTGTCAGAGACTGGGAAAGCCAAGGTGGCTTATTGGGTGTTGGAGAGAGCGGATTTGTGGAAGAGTCTAACTTATGGACATCAAGCCAACTATCTTTAACTAATGACGACTTGAACCCTAATGTTAGAGACCCCATCGTTAAACAACTAGAGGTTTCTAGTGGTATCAAGCAGTAAAACAACCAATATATGCATGGGCTGAGATAGAGGTACAAGGAATTTGTAAatcagtaaaaaaaaaaattaacagtttttttttttcattttttttttttattcttatttATGTATGAtactttattattatttctcttaattatttatttatttaacTAACACGATGAGCACTTTTAACTGCAATGGTTAAACTGTAGCAATGTTGGTAAAAAAGCAGGGaaagttcaaaaataatttatgtatttttcCTCGGGGGTACAGAAAGTAAAGAGAGAGAAACGTATGAGTATATATAGGCTAATGTAATATGTAGTGGTAAATAAAGAGACAAAAGTTAGCTATTCTTgtttgaaatgaaaaaaaaaaagcactCAAGCgttgtttttttccaattcattTTGCAAGTTTTTTgtacttttcttcaattcatTAGACAATTCATCGACGTTAAATTCTTGGGTAGTGGAAGGTTCGTGTTGTGGAACTTCTGGCATAACTTGAGCTGAAGATGTGTAAGCCTTAGACTCTGGTTCCAATGGAACATCAGCGGCCAACTTAGAAGTGCTGGCGGTTTGAGGACCGGCAGTAGAAGACACAGGAGCAGTCTTAGATTTGACCAAGTTGGAAATTGGGCCCAATTTAGATTCAACCTTGTCCAAGTATGGTTTTGTCTTTTCGCAAGCCATTTGAGAAAACTCTTGGGTCTTTTGCTTAGAAATTTCTACACCTTGAGCGACAGTAGCATCAATTTCATGCTTGTAGGAATGGTAGATAACTGGCAAAGTGAAGGTAAAAATGTCAGCAACAAAGACGATGGTCCAGATAGAGAACCAGGAGAAGAATTTGTGTAGTAGAAATAAGGCAACAGCGGTCTTGAAAGTGTGCTTAGGGACTTGAGCGAATACAGTCTTTCTTATGTGGGCTTGGAAGACTGGTAGCTGTTTCAAAGCTTCATCGATATGAGGCTTAATAAAGCCGGCGATATTTGGACATTCTTTAGGACCATACTTGGTGATTAAACCTTGTCCCAAAAAGAGCTTGGATACGAATTCAATAGATCCTGTTGTGAATAAGATAGTGTAGGCAaccttcaaaaagaaagtgaTCAAGttaacttttttcaaaattaacaaGGCTAACAGAGACCCACCGAAATATTTACCGGTTTGAACAGGGTTCCTCCATAATAGCAAATCGCAATTACAgcttttttgttgttgttgttgttgggCTTGGCTATGTTGAGCTGAGGCGGACATATTTGCGTGTGtgaatatatattatatatatatacgctTGCGGGTAGGAAGAAACAATTAAATATTTGGCTTGAgagttgaaaagaaagagatCAAGAAAAGGGAATTgttgaataaaaatttgaaaaatgcgAAGTTGAAGTGCCATAGAAGAGAAACAGCCCACACAGGGGAGAAGCCCACTGGAAAGGGGGCACTGACCAACTTTAAATAGGAAACAGAAGATACCACAAGCCAGCGATACAACAGCACCAAACACCGAAAAGAATAGCCAAAGCTGTCCTCTGGTGTTGgaaaaactggaaaaaaCGCAACTGCGTTGGCTGCTAcggtgaaaaattttcctaTGACTTTTTTCACTGCTTGTTCGTGCGAAATTACCGCAAACCCGGTAAAATGTACACGTATCAAGTGATAAACAATTTCGTGTCAAGTGAGCAGAATGGAGcgatttggaaaaaaaaaatttttattgttttttccCCCGGGATTTTGCTCGAGATGACTGAAATTTTGTAATCGATGAGTCTATACCAGAGGCAGCAAATATCACCAACATACACAGGTATACACAATCTCATGTCCACACACACGTACAGACACgcacatatatatatatatatatatatccCCATAGgtatttatatatacaaaagaATCCTCGTGTGTTTGTGTGTGCAATAGCTAGTTTTGCGCTGCCTCTTATAGTAGACAATAtcactttttcaataaaatagaACTTGCAAGGAAACAAAATTGTATCGCTTCAAGATGCTACGATCAACCACATTTACTCGTTCGTTCCACAGTTCTAGGGCCTGGTTGAAAGGTCAGAACctaactgaaaaaattgttcagTCGTATGCGGTCAACCTTCCCGAGGGTAAAGTTGTGCATTCTGGTGACTATGTATCGATCAAGCCGGCACACTGTATGTCCCACGATAATTCGTGGCCTGTAGCTTTGAAATTCATGGGGCTTGGCGCTACCAAGATCAAGAATCCTTCACAGATTGTGACCACTCTGGACCACGATATTCAGAACAAATcagagaaaaatttgacCAAGTACAAGAACATCGAAAATTTTGCTAAGAAACACCATATAGACCACTACCCTGCCGGTAGAGGTATTGGTCATCAAATTATGATTGAGGAGGGCTATGCTTTCCCCTTGAACATGACTGTCGCATCTGACTCGCATTCAAACACCTACGGTGGTCTGGGGTCGCTGGGCACTCCAATAGTGAGAACAGACGCTGCAGCCATATGGGCCACGGGACAGACGTGGTGGCAGATCCCACCAGTGGCTCAGGTTGAGTTGAAAGGTCAATTGCCTCAGGGTGTTTCCGGAAAAGATATCATTGTCGCATTATGTGGGCTTTTCAACAATGATCAAGTTCTAAATCACGCCATTGAATTCACGGGTGACTCTTTGAATGCATTGCCTATCGATCACAGACTCACTATTGCTAACATGACCACCGAGTGGGGGGCTCTTTCTGGTTTGTTCCCCGTGGACAAAACTTTGATCGACTGGTATAAAAACCGTTTGCAAAAGCTGGGCACCAATAATCATCCAAGGATTAATCCAAAGACTATCCGCGCACTAGAAGAAAAGGCGAAGATTCCGAAAGCAGACAAGGATGCACATTATGCCAAGAAACTGATCATCGATCTAGCCACGCTAACTCACTACGTCTCAGGTCCAAATAGTGTTAAGGTCTCCAACACCGTGCAAGATCTATCTCAACAAGACATCAAGATAAATAAAGCTTATCTAGTGTCATGTACAAACTCCCGTCTATCTGATTTGCAATCTGCAGCGGATGTGGTTTGTCCTACTGGAGACTTAAACAAAGTCAACAAGGTGGCTCCAGGTGTGGAGTTCTATGTCGCTGCTGCCTCTTCAGAAATTGAGGCTGATGCCCGTAAATCAGGCGCTTGGGAAAAGCTGCTAAAGGCTGGCTGTATCCCACTGCCTTCTGGTTGTGGTCCATGCATCGGTCTAGGTGCGGGATTACTGGAACCAGGTGAAGTTGGTATCAGTGCCACAAACAGAAACTTCAAAGGTAGAATGGGTTCCAAGGATGCATTGGCTTACTTAGCTTCCCCTGCTGTAGTCGCCGCTTCTGCCGTGCTGGGTAAGATTAGTTCTCCTGCTGAGGTATTGTCCACAAGCGAAATTCCATTCAGCGGCGTTAAGACTGAGATAATTGAGAATCCCGTGGTTGAAGAGGAAGTTAACGCTCAAACAGAGGCTCCAAAACAATCCGTTGAGATATTAGAAGGTTTCCCAAGAGAGTTTTCTGGTGAATTAGTTTTATGTGATGCCGATAACATCAATACCGATGGTATATATCCTGGTAAGTACACTTATCAGGATGATGTGCCTAAAGAAAAGATGGCGCAAGTTTGTATGGAAAATTATGATGCCGAGTTCAGAACCAAGGTTCATCCAGGTGATATAGTGGTCAGTGGGTTCAATTTCGGTACCGGTTCCTCCAGGGAACAAGCGGCCACCGCCTTATTGGCTAAAGGTATCAACTTAGTTGTTTCAGGATCTTTtggtaatattttttcaagaaactCCATTAACAATGCTCTTCTGACCTTGGAAATCCCAGCAttaatcaaaaaattacgTGAGAAATATCAAGGTGCTCCAAAAGAACTTACAAGAAGAACTGGTTGGTTTTTGAAATGGGATGTAGCTGATGCTAAAGTGGTCGTTACCGAAGGTTCTTTGGACGGCCCTGTGATCTTGGAGCAAAAAGTGGGTGAGCTAGGTAAGAACCTACAAGAAATTATTGTAAAAGGAGGCTTGGAAGGTTGGGTCAAATCCCAACTATAATGTGCATAAATATCTAGAAAAATCGCacccttttctttatttattaagtttatttatttatttacgGTTATTCACGTATATTTTGTTAATCTATTGATACACAAGTTCTTatttgtaatttttctacttcttttcattaaatttcaaagatgCTCTTGTGACGTCCAAAACCAGTGTCTGACCTAAAGCCCGTGGGAAAAACAACGTAAATTTCTACATAAAAAAGTCAAGTAGGCGCTCGAAAGAGTTTCAGAAAATACCCAGCTGACCATTAACTGAAGTAGCAAACATCTATGGATAAATATACTGCTTTGATTCACGAtgagaatttttcaactctTACATTGAATGTCTCGAGATACCCTAAAAGTTTGGCATATTGGGAGAAGTTACTGAACTATATAGTAAAGGCTTCGGCACCAATATGCAAGTCCACTGAGCCTCAATTATTAAAGTTAATACGATGTACTTATTCTTCTATGCTGAATGAGTTTCCCTATCTAGAAAACTACTATATCGACTTCGCGCTACTGGAATACAAACTAGGGAATGTTTCTATGTCTCATAAGATATTTCAGCGCGGATTGCAAGCCTTTAACCAAAGATCTTTACTATTATGGACTTCATATTTAAAGTTTTGTAATAACGTTATCTCACACCAGAAGCAGttgtttaaaaaatatgaaacaGCTGAAGAATATGTTggtttgcattttttcagtgGGGAATTCTGGGATTTATACCTGGAACAAATTAGCTCAAGATGTACGTCTTCTAAGAAATATTGGAACGTTTTGAGGAAGATACTCGAAATTCCTTTACACTCTTTTTCGAAATTTTATGCATTATGGTTACAGCGCATAGACGATATAATGGACCTAAAGCAATTATCACAACTAACAAGTAAAGATgaattattgaagaaactCAAGATAGACATCAATTACAGTGGAAGAAAGGGACCGTACCTGCAGGatgcaaagaaaaagttgaagaaaataacgaAGGAAATGTACATGGTTGTACAATATCAAGTACTTGAAATCtattccatttttgaatcaaaaatttatatcaaCTATTATACATCGCCAGAAACCTTGGTTTCTTCAGATGAAATAGAAACATGGATAAAATACTTGGATTATACCATCACCTTACAAACAGATTCTTTAACAcatttaaattttcaaagagcTTTACTTCCTCTGGCCCATTATGATCTTGTATGGATAAAATACAGTAAATGGttgataaattcaaaaaatgaccTTTTGGGGGCAAAAAACGTTCTATTAATGGGtcttaaattttctttgaagaagaccGAAATAATAAAACTACTGTATTCAGTTATTTGCAAGTTAAATGAGTACGTACTTTTGCGAAATctattggaaaaaattgagtCCTCATATTCCGACAATGTTGAAAACGTTGATGATTTTGAGATATTTTGGGACTATCTTCAGTTCAAAACGTTCTGCCAGAATTCTCTGTATTCCAGTCGATATTCTGATTCACAATCAAACGGGCTTTTGAATAAGGAGCTGTTTGATAAAGTATGGAAACGTTTGAGttgtaaagaaaaaaaaagtggtcaagaaattttattgaataacTTAGTACAGTTTTATTCGAAGGATACCGTAGAATTTGTAGAAAAGAAcatatttcaaaagataaTAGAATTTGGTTGGGAGTACTACCTACAGAACGGTATGTTCTGGAACTGTTATTGCCGTTTAATTTATTTCGACACTTCTAGGTCATATTTGGACAAGAGGCAATATATTGTCAGAAAAATATGGCCCCAAATagacaaaaaatttgcacAGAGCGTCTTGCCGTCTTTAACAGAATTCTGTGAGTCATACTTCCCAGAGGAGATGGATACATTAGAGGAAATGTTTACTGAAGAACCTTAGCCAAAAGGCATTGTCATTTATTAAAAGGTATAAATATGTAAATGTATACTTAATGACCGTTAAGAAAAACTACTAGCCTCATCACTCCCGCAGATCTCTATAATTGTTGTTTGAATACTTGATACGGTGGAGTGGCAAGGACAGTCTGCGCAGTCCTAATATCGATATTGATGTCTTCGATCAGAGCTTCCTTAGTAGTGTAGTTCAATTCGGGTCTGATATGACCTAAAATATTGAACTTGACCCTGGCCCCATAaaaatcatttttaaaatcatGTATAATATGTAATTCCATGGTTTTGAAATCATTTCCGTAGAATGGATTTTTCCCAACTGAAAGTACCATAGGAAGTACGGACAAATCATCGTTCGCTTCACTTAAATATTGACCGTAATTATAAACCACAGTTCTTCCATCCCGCCTTGTTTCCACCGATAGTTCTTGACCATCAACAGTTTTAATGTGAGCAAACCCAAAGTAAACCCCTAAATCCAAATCGTTGATACCTTTAGGTAACTGATTTATAGGTACATTGGCAGTGGGAATACCCAATTCGGCGGATCCGCGGCCAAATCCACATACAATGTCACAATAGTCAGTAACAAGCGGGAATGGTGGACCTGGTTGCGCAGGTATTGGCAAATCGACTTCTCGTTTAAAAGTATCAATTATATCTGTATTCGTATTTCGGTTCATTAAGAAAGTACCTGCTAACACTAGCAATAACGAAACATAAATAGTCCACGTAAACATCAACACTTCAACAACACGTGTCTGTGACCGCTTCACGGGTCCAAATTACCACTTTCTAGAACATTGTCTTGTACGTCCAATAATAGTGTTACCAATGCTGACAGAGTATTAAAGCAACGATTTGAATTGACGCATTACCCTCCTGCATAAAGGACTACAAATACATCCTCTCTTATAACGCAATTGCAACATCTGAAGTGCAGTGTGATCAAGATATTCAATTCTCTATTAGAGTAACTTAATCATGTTTCACATGATCAGTATTCATTGTAAAACCTCTTGAGTGTGATTCGTTGCCAACTAACATAAGCGTGCGGATTCTTTAGAAAGTGGGTGTGCCGACCCTGGGAAAGATTGCATAATGTGAATCCTTAATGACTTACCCATACTCTTCATTAATAACCtatttagaaaaagaagaaaggcTGTTTCGGAGCTCCTTTTGTGCTGTTTGCAAACTGTCTATTTTCGCATCAAGTTTTACCCATCTACTACTTTATTCGCTTTACGGTAAAAGCGAACACGACAAAATCACCTATCATCTACGAAGGGCCTTTcgaaaacagaagaataaaaagacaGGAAAAGCATCTGTTTAGAATTTTATAACTAATTTGGGGAGGTATCTGTAAAGTAATAGACAGGACCGGAAATAGTGTAAATACTCtcctttgtttttttagttGTACCACTTTGAAGAGGGCTCGAGATTCACGAACAAAATGCAAAGGTTTTCACTAGTCACTCACAGATCATTCTCTCACTCCTGTGTGAAGCCCAAATCTGCATGCTCTTTGGTCAAACCAGTTCATCACTTGGTGAAAATTGATAAGTCAAAGTTATCCCCTAGATTTCCAGAATTGAAATATGACAAAAGTGATATTAGGTCACCTGGATTTAAACCAAAAGACACTCATGCAGATAGACTCAATGACCATTACCTTAACACTTTACAATCTGATTTGTTATTGATTAATTATTCACATAACGCTGCGGTGGTAAAGGGTCTAAAACAAAGAGCGTGGAGTGGTGATTCGCCATACCACTTGAACAGACCACCGAAAAATCCTCGAGGTTCGAAAGCTCAACTACCTGACATTCATCCTATCAAATGGAGTAACATTCCTGGGCTAGAAAGTGTTGTAATAAACTGTTTTGTTAGGGAAGCGAGAGAAAATCAGCTATTGGCTATCACCGCTGCGTTACAATTACAACAAATTACTGGATGTAAACCTCatccaattttttccaaaaatgatGTTCCAACCTGGAAACTGAGAAAAGGTCATCAGATGGGAGCTAAAGTCGAACTAaagggaaaagaaatgtcTCAGTTCTTAAGCACATTGACCGAAATCGTCCTACCAAGAATCAGAGAATATAAAGGTATAAGCAACCAGTCTGGGAACAGATTTGGTGGGATTAGTTTCGGCCTGACGGCTGAAGATATCAAATTCTTCCCTGAAATCGATGCAAACCAGGACTCATGGCCTAAAACTTTTGGTATGCACATAAATATAAACACCTCAGCTCAATTAGATTACCAGGCGAGAACTTTGTTGAGTGGGTTCCAGTTCCCATTTTTCGGAGAGGAGAAATAAGAATACAATCTCATGGTCCTGGCCAGTTAGCCATGCTCTATGGCAGAAAGGCAAAGGGCATATATAATTTCCCATTCGTCatgtaaatatataaactGTACAAGATACTATCTCTCtccatttttcaatcatATAGTTCTCTTTGGGGCACTGAGATGTCTACAAATTGTTATAAAATTGGACGTCTCTTACACAACTCACAACTCAACTCTGTATAAAGATTTTtaggaaagaaaatgtaCATAAAAGTGAATACTTGTTTAAAAATGAGAACAAAGATTCCTACGCAATTAAAATCTATTTAAAGattttccttatttttttatttcttttcgaATTTTTTAAGTTTTATTCTTATCTCCTTTGACATTATAACTTACATTGCATCAGCTCAGGGTGGTTCAAACATGAGTGAGAGCAAGTTTATTGGTCTTCTTAGCAATCAATGCCACTCTGTCACCTAGGGACAGAGCCAAACCTTGTCCCTTTGATCGGATACGAACATAACCTATGACATCATTGGTTTTGGAATCCTTTTCGATACACAAGTTGGCTAGGGCATCTTCACCAAAGGACGACTTCGCATACAGATTACAACTTAAGAACCTACAATCATCTTCTCCCAACGACTCTGATGGTGTTAGAATACCCATATTAGTTCCCTTGACCAGTTCTCTCAAATAAGCATGCAATGTTGGTAGTTGTGATTTGACCGATATTTTGTTCTCCCACTCAAATGCATTCCACATGGTACGGAAATGTTCATCGTCAGCAGTGGCTGGTTTGATATAATCCATAATGTCAACATGAACGTCGTTTAAAATAACATAACGAGCATCTTCACCATGCGCACCAtcataaataatattacCGAAAATGACACCTGTGTCAGCAGAGGAAACTTTGACAGTAACAGTGAATTTGTGGAAGCCATGAGGAATCACGTTGGTCTTCTGTGGTGTGTCAATAATCTTCAAATCACCAAGAGTTGCAAATTGCACATGTAGGTTTTTCAATGTTTCTTTCGTTTGATtaacaagaagaacatcTAATACGACGTCAAATTGATTGTTTGTAATACAAGCCTCGGCGTAAACTGGATCAGAAAAGCCACATAAAGGTACTATCTTCTTCAGCTTCGAAATACTAGAGCTGCTAGTAGCGTGGATTGCATCTCCTTTCATTGCCAGTTgtaaatcttcttcaatacTATCTTTTTGCACATTAGTAGAATCCACACCAGCAAATTGCCTGAAAGAAATCGGCGTATCAATTGGTTCGATGTTTTTGCAACTGTCTTTTAATGCTCTCTTATgcttgttcttctttgcaatttcaatttgtCTCTTGAATGAGGATTTGGTGGTGTCCAGGAATGCAACCTCCAGAAGTTTAacttcttccttcttttcctcaGGATTAACTTCATCCAATAAAATAGAAATAGATGTCATAACTCTCTCTAAAGaatcttcatcaatttttttctccacCAAAGAGCTTTGACCCACTCTTACAATACTAACTAAAATTAGTAAAGCTTCCGCCTTTAGAGCATTGATGACAGTTTTGTTCTTGGAAACGTTTTCGAATTTTAAAACAAGTTTAATGATGGTGTTGGCCAGAATGGCAGCTGTGTAGAAATCACCACTTAAAACAAACCGGCGAATTGGAGGTCTAGAATCACGTTCTTCATCGGTAACTGACTTTTGAGAAGTCTTCACATCGAAAGCGCTTTCAGTGGCATACGTACCGTCTGGTAGAATAACTGGACCAGTTGGCTTGGCGGTAGCGTCAACCTCATTTTCTTCGGTGTGTTCTTGGTTTTGTGTTaactttttgatttctgaTTGAAGGATAGGAACTTCACCTACGCTGTTACGAATGTGCTTCCAACAATGTTGTATCTCACTTTCTCCTTCAGCATACTCACCCATAATCCATAATGCACCGCGGTAAGCTTTAGCAGATCTCACTTTGTCTAGCGTTTGAACCATGTTTTCAAGGATATTGGCTCTAAGTTGTGGGTATTTTTCGATCACTTCTTTGATAAAGGCAATGATACCACTGGCGGCAACCGAGTTTAAATCACCGATGAAATCTAATAATAGCGAAACAACACTTGCTGCCATTTCTACAAAGTTTACAGCCACGGTACGAATAGTTTTTATTAACAATTGTCTGTACTGCATTGCCTTGTCTTGATCTGGGTTATTTACGGTTGTTTGCAgctctttcttcaaaagctgAACAACATCTTCAGCATTTCTGGATGTGGCCAAGTCCATTGAAATATCAAGCGCCTTTGAACGAACGTCTAAATCTTCTGCATTCAAGACTCTCAAAATATCCAGGGTTAACTCTTCCAAAGCACCTACGTTATTAGCATTGATGTCTTGAATACGGTCTAGAACAATTAACTTAATGTTATTATCAGAAACCTTGACGGCCAAGTCAATCAATTTGTTAACCGCAGGAACCAAGACATTTGGATTGGCAGACAACACAGTTAGGGCTAATGCGGTCTCGAAGATGACTTCATCGGAAGTCGTGGTCGAAAGCAGTTCCATCAATAATTCGATATATTGGGCTTTCAAAGCAGGGGTCCTGTTTGCATCTTGTCTGATAAATTGAACAAAGACAGCTTGTAATAAAGGGTCTAGGTTTTCTATATCAGCAATATTGTTCTCTAAATAGTGTAAGGCATTTTCACGATCTAATTCAGCTAACCCAATAAATGCATTTCTTTTACATATTGGATCAGTTTCAGCTACTATGAACGAATTGATGATTTCTTTAGCATCGGGAAGTAAATGTTCGCTGACCTTGAAAATGGAGAAAACTGCTAGGATTGCATACTTACGAACATATGCATGACGGTATTCCAAGCACGCTAAGACAGAGGGAACCATCTGTTCTAAGAGTTCGGCCTCTCTCAATTTCGTTAAAAACCTTAATGTGTTACCTCTAATATATTCATTAGGATGTTGCAAATCGTGTTGAATGGCATTACAGACAAGAATCATTTCATGTCTCAATTTTCCATCTTCAGCTAGTTTGGGAACAATTTCCCAGTAGAAGTACAAAAGCTTTTTTAATTCCTTATTTTTAGAAGGCATGACAAATCTTATTATGTGCATCAACAATTCAGGCATTGGATTTCCTTCCAGCATTGTAACTAAAATTGATTTCATCGtgtcaattttttgttcatcagATCCCTTTTCAAGAGCTTTCTGAAAATCGGTACTCGAGTAAGTCTCCATACTCGGAGAAGGATCGAAAACCAACGTGTACGCTGGCTGTGAAGAAAGTGAAGTCATAGGTGCACTCTTGTTCAATAGTTAACTGTGAttacttttgtttattcTCAAGGCAATCTTAACTGAGTCTTAATGAACGTCAAATTTCACTTGTCGAGCTGTTGTTTTCTGATTTCTTTCTACGTGTAGCGAGTACAcggaaagaaaaaaaaaacgaagTGATAAGCTGGGTAATACTTTTCTAAAATGCTGTTCCATAAACGTACAT
This is a stretch of genomic DNA from Saccharomyces cerevisiae S288C chromosome IV, complete sequence. It encodes these proteins:
- the HEM1 gene encoding 5-aminolevulinate synthase (5-aminolevulinate synthase; catalyzes the first step in the heme biosynthetic pathway; an N-terminal signal sequence is required for localization to the mitochondrial matrix; expression is regulated by Hap2p-Hap3p; has a pyridoxal phosphate cofactor whose insertion is mediated by Mcx1p), translating into MQRSIFARFGNSSAAVSTLNRLSTTAAPHAKNGYATATGAGAAAATATASSTHAAAAAAAAANHSTQESGFDYEGLIDSELQKKRLDKSYRYFNNINRLAKEFPLAHRQREADKVTVWCSNDYLALSKHPEVLDAMHKTIDKYGCGAGGTRNIAGHNIPTLNLEAELATLHKKEGALVFSSCYVANDAVLSLLGQKMKDLVIFSDELNHASMIVGIKHANVKKHIFKHNDLNELEQLLQSYPKSVPKLIAFESVYSMAGSVADIEKICDLADKYGALTFLDEVHAVGLYGPHGAGVAEHCDFESHRASGIATPKTNDKGGAKTVMDRVDMITGTLGKSFGSVGGYVAASRKLIDWFRSFAPGFIFTTTLPPSVMAGATAAIRYQRCHIDLRTSQQKHTMYVKKAFHELGIPVIPNPSHIVPVLIGNADLAKQASDILINKHQIYVQAINFPTVARGTERLRITPTPGHTNDLSDILINAVDDVFNELQLPRVRDWESQGGLLGVGESGFVEESNLWTSSQLSLTNDDLNPNVRDPIVKQLEVSSGIKQ
- the RTN1 gene encoding Rtn1p (Reticulon protein; involved in nuclear pore assembly and maintenance of tubular ER morphology; promotes membrane curvature; regulates the ER asymmetry-induced inheritance block during ER stress; role in ER-derived peroxisomal biogenesis; increases tubular ER when overexpressed; mutants have reduced phosphatidylserine transfer between the ER and mitochondria; interacts with exocyst subunit Sec6p, Yip3p, and Sbh1p; member of the RTNLA subfamily); the encoded protein is MSASAQHSQAQQQQQQKSCNCDLLLWRNPVQTGKYFGGSLLALLILKKVNLITFFLKVAYTILFTTGSIEFVSKLFLGQGLITKYGPKECPNIAGFIKPHIDEALKQLPVFQAHIRKTVFAQVPKHTFKTAVALFLLHKFFSWFSIWTIVFVADIFTFTLPVIYHSYKHEIDATVAQGVEISKQKTQEFSQMACEKTKPYLDKVESKLGPISNLVKSKTAPVSSTAGPQTASTSKLAADVPLEPESKAYTSSAQVMPEVPQHEPSTTQEFNVDELSNELKKSTKNLQNELEKNNA
- the LYS4 gene encoding homoaconitate hydratase LYS4 (Homoaconitase; catalyzes the conversion of homocitrate to homoisocitrate, which is a step in the lysine biosynthesis pathway), which translates into the protein MLRSTTFTRSFHSSRAWLKGQNLTEKIVQSYAVNLPEGKVVHSGDYVSIKPAHCMSHDNSWPVALKFMGLGATKIKNPSQIVTTLDHDIQNKSEKNLTKYKNIENFAKKHHIDHYPAGRGIGHQIMIEEGYAFPLNMTVASDSHSNTYGGLGSLGTPIVRTDAAAIWATGQTWWQIPPVAQVELKGQLPQGVSGKDIIVALCGLFNNDQVLNHAIEFTGDSLNALPIDHRLTIANMTTEWGALSGLFPVDKTLIDWYKNRLQKLGTNNHPRINPKTIRALEEKAKIPKADKDAHYAKKLIIDLATLTHYVSGPNSVKVSNTVQDLSQQDIKINKAYLVSCTNSRLSDLQSAADVVCPTGDLNKVNKVAPGVEFYVAAASSEIEADARKSGAWEKLLKAGCIPLPSGCGPCIGLGAGLLEPGEVGISATNRNFKGRMGSKDALAYLASPAVVAASAVLGKISSPAEVLSTSEIPFSGVKTEIIENPVVEEEVNAQTEAPKQSVEILEGFPREFSGELVLCDADNINTDGIYPGKYTYQDDVPKEKMAQVCMENYDAEFRTKVHPGDIVVSGFNFGTGSSREQAATALLAKGINLVVSGSFGNIFSRNSINNALLTLEIPALIKKLREKYQGAPKELTRRTGWFLKWDVADAKVVVTEGSLDGPVILEQKVGELGKNLQEIIVKGGLEGWVKSQL